The Paenibacillus sp. YPG26 genome includes a window with the following:
- a CDS encoding MarR family winged helix-turn-helix transcriptional regulator codes for MDQNIAAICNKIIAISNELSTIYLEDFKQALDGEYSELSTKQKILLELLRTNDRTVNEIAHYFSTTPSAASQLISKLEKQEYVTREINPNNRREIIVKLDEKGQHYIQLLDQLQLLLVEKYYSKLPLADLQKLLELNEKLYAIACEASKPL; via the coding sequence ATGGACCAGAATATCGCAGCAATATGCAATAAGATTATCGCTATTTCCAATGAGCTAAGCACTATTTATCTGGAAGACTTCAAGCAAGCATTAGACGGTGAGTACTCAGAGTTGTCGACGAAGCAGAAGATCCTTCTTGAGCTGCTGCGGACTAACGACCGTACGGTGAACGAAATTGCTCACTACTTCTCCACCACACCAAGTGCCGCCAGCCAGCTCATCTCCAAACTGGAGAAGCAAGAGTACGTCACAAGAGAGATTAACCCGAATAACCGGCGGGAGATCATTGTTAAGCTTGACGAGAAGGGGCAGCACTATATCCAGCTCCTCGATCAACTTCAATTGCTGCTGGTCGAGAAGTATTACTCCAAGCTGCCGTTAGCAGACTTGCAAAAGCTGTTGGAACTAAACGAGAAGCTCTACGCTATCGCCTGCGAAGCCTCGAAACCCTTGTAA